cagcagcaccagcagcagcactttcAACACTACCAACCGGCCCATCCTCAGCAGTTgcttcaccagcagcagtttggTGTGGGCGAGTCTGGTGGCTTGCATTTGCCAtcccaaaaccaccaccaatacGACGCAGGTGGTACTTccgcacaacaacagcaacaggggCAAGggcgaagcagcagcagcagcagtggaggTGTTGCCGGTTTACTAAGACGCAGTTCTCGGGGCAAGAGTTCCCACTCATCCGCAACCACGGGGTCTTGCGTTAGCTCAAATCCAACCAACAATCCCTACCACCACCAGCCACAGTCAGCGCAGTCCGgcgcgtcatcatcatcaacatcgcgGTCCGgtagccatcatcatcatcatcaccgaggtggtggtggtggcaacgGTGGCGGCGGCGCCGGTGGCATAGCGACCGGTTCTACTGCCGTACACTTCAGCAACAACGCGGCCACGGTGATTGCGGGCTCATCGAAAGGagcgggcagcagcagcagcacatcgAAAGGAGGAGCGATCCTGTTAGCGACCAGCTTCGACGGTACGGCCGCGGTGGGTGGTGGTAGCGGTGTTGGTGGCCCCTCTACCTCGAATGCGATGGCCAACGATGGTTCTcgtaataataacaacaataacaacaacaacagtggcAACAGTGATGGAGCAAGTTCGCATCAGCCGTCGCATCCATTTATAAAGTTAACAAAGGCCGCCCTGGGTGGGACATCATCGGCCTCCTCCTCTTCGGGAGGAGTGccaccacagcaacagcatcagtcCACCCCCTCCTCGAGTATGGCGGATGTCAATATGATGCATTCGGCAGCTGgtacaaccaccaccaccgcatcCACATCCGGATCCGGATCGGGTGGTGCGGCCGGCAGTTCCGGTGTACCGCCGCCTCATCCAGATTCGGAAAGCGACGACAGTGAGGTGGGACGTCTGCAAGCACTGCTGGAAGCACGTGGACTTCCGCCCCATCTGTTCGGTGCGCTTGGACCTAGGATGCATCATCTGCTGCACCGTACCATGGGAACAAACAGCAGCTCGTCCAAAGCGCAACAGCTGCTGCAAGGTTTGCAGTGTCCGGATGAAAGTCAGCAGCTGCAGGCCGCCATCGAGATGTGTCAAATGTTGGTAATGGGCAAtgaggatacgttggctggattCCCGATCAAACAGGTTGTGCCGGCACTGATTACACTCCTACGCATGGAGCACAACTTTGACATCATGAACAATGCGTGTCGTGCGCTCGCGTATATGCTGGAAGCATTGCCTCGTTCCTCCGGAACGGTGGTCGACGCAATCCCGGCGTTCCTGGAAAAACTGCAAGTGATCCAGTGTATGGATGTAGCGGAGCAAAGTTTGACAGCACTGGAGATCCTGTCCCGTCGGCACAATAAGAGTATCCTGCAGGCGAACGGTGTATCTTCTTGTCTCACCTTTCTGGACTTTTTCTCCATCAACGCGCAACGGGCAGCATTGGCCATTACGGCAAACTGCTGCTTAAGCCTGCACACGGAAGAGTTTCACTTTGTGAAAGATTCTCTAGCACTGCTTGCCCGTCTACTCGCCCAGCAGGACAAGAAGAGCGTGGAAAGCATTTGTACGGCGTTCTACCGGTTGGTGGACAGTTTCCAGCACGATCAAGCCGTACTGCAGGAGATAGCAAGCATGGAGCTGCTGAAGAATTGCCAGCAGCTGCTCGTCGTAACGCCCTCGGTGCTGAACAGTGGCACCTTTACGAACGTTGTGCGAATGCTTAGTGTTATGTGTGCCAACTGTCCAGATTTGGCCATAACGCTGCTAAAGAACGACATCGCTTCGACGCTGCTGTATCTGTTGACGGGATCTGCCGATCCGGTCACATCGGACGTTGAGCTAGTTCCGCGCAGTCCTTCCGAGCTGTACGAAATCACCTGCCTGATCGGCGAACTGATGCCACGTTTGCCAACGGATGGAATTTTTGCCGTCGATGCATTGCTCGAACGACCCCAACCAACCGTGCAGGATGCAGTCCAGTGGCAGTGGCGTGATGACCGTGGCGTATGGCGCCCCTATTCCTCCATAGATTCGCGTATGATCGAAGCGGCACACCTCAACTCGGACGACGAAATAAGTCTCAGTACGCTGGGGCGCACGTACACGATCGATTTTCATTCGATGCAGCAGATCAACGAGGACACCGGAACGACCCGATCCGTGCAGCGGAAGATAAACCATCAACTGCTTGCTCAGCAGGGTGCGGCAGCagccgaagcagcagcagcagcggcggctGCTACAGCGGCTGTTATCGTGAGTCCAGCTGCTGCgagcaaagcagcagcagcagcatcagtggATTGTGGCAATGTCGAGAATGCCGTTGCTGCAACATCGCCAGCTGTCGCAGCGATCGGTACGGGTTCTTTAAACCTAGCGACGCGGCCACCGAACGCACAGCGCGATGCCAGGATCGCTTGCCTGAAGGAAGAGCGTGGCCTGGCGGCTGAATTTATCCGCAACCTGTTCTCGGTGTTGTATGAAGTGTACAGTTCGTCGGCTGGTCCGTCGGTACGCTACAAGTGTCTGCGAGCGTTGCTGCGGATGGTGTATTTCGCGAATGGCGATCTGTTGCGCGATGTGTTGAAAAATCAGCTCGTTTCATCGCACATTGCCGGCATGATGGCGTCGAACGATATGCGCATCGTGGTCGGTGCAATGCAAATGGCGGACATACTGATGCACAAGCTGCCGGAAGTGTTTGGAATGCATTTCCGGCGCGAGGGTGTGATGCATCAGTTTAAACAGCTAACTGACCCATCGATACCGATCTGTGCGGCACCATCTCCGAAATCCACCGGAGGAACACAGAGTGCGCCAGCATCGGCTACAATCCACCCGACGGGCCCTAGTGGACAGACATTCGATTTTGACAGCAGTGCCATCGCGTCCAGTTCGAAagctggaggaggaggaggaggtcaAGTTGCAATAGCGATTAGTGGAAATGCTGGTGGATCACACGTGAAAAATCTTTCATCTGCAATGATGATGGCGAGCAGTAAGATGAGCAGCTCGtcgcaccaccatcatcaccagcatcttccgcatcatcatcaccagcagcaacagtcttCGTCTTCGTCACCGTCTGCAGTAGCAGCTTCAGCAGGTACAATAGCAATGGCGAGCGGCAGCAATAGTTACACGACAGCATCTGGCTCTGGGTCGGCTATTAACCTCAACAAATCATCTTCGATGCgacagcaagcagcagcggcacaccatcatcatcaccatcatttgATGAACTTAATGCCACACTCAGCCATACAGGCTCAGGCCACCGGTCAGCATATGCCAGTGGCGGCGAATTTGCATCACCATCTGCAGGATGCTGGCACGAGTGGCACCACTGTGCAACCAGCTCCCGGCACGTCAATCGTAACGGCCACGGTTACCACGACGGGCAATGCAAACATTTTACTGAATGCCATCTACAACTCTGCAGCCGCGGCTGCGATGAATCCGATgaatcaccaccatcagccaTCCCATGCTATACCGCACCATCATCAGAGCCATCATCCCCAGCCACAGCAGCCGGTGACCGGTGCAACGGTAACCCACATCTATCAGCCACCGCATCACTTCTCCGATGCGTTCGTAGGCTACAGCGTTCCAACAAACGTACCCGACCAGACCAATATTGCGCTGCTAGCGGGTACAACCGTTCCTAGTGCCGCGGGGACAGCTGTGGTCGGTAACAGCGGTGCAGGAATGATGCAGGGAATGATCGTTTCCCCGAACAACAGTTCCACAGCACCAGCTTCAAATGCGTTGGGACATCACGCTTCGCACGAGAGCgccagtagcagcaacaatcCTTCGGGTCAGCTGAAAATGTCCGACATTCTCAAGCGAAAGGTTCCACCGAAACGGAAATCACAGGGAAGCTCAAAGTCTAAATCACGCCACGATGATGCGCACACCTCGTCGGGTGGAGCAAGTTCTTCCTCGCAAGGCGCTTCGTCGCTGTCCAGCGGAAGTGGTGTCGCTGGTGGATCATCCTCCGGAGGCGTCTCATCGGTGATGCAAGAATTCATCAACAAGGCAACCACCAGCATGGGAGCAAGTTCTTCGTCCTCCGGCCGTCATACCCCTGCGTCCGGATCGGGATCTTCTCGCTCACGATTTACCGGAGCTTCATCGAAAACGACATCCTTCCTAGCGTCGCTGAATCCTGCTCGCTGGGGCAGGCAATCGTCATCCACTTCGGCAGCGTCCTCCTCTCACAATGCTTCTTCGTCTGGGGCAGCAGGCTACGGCAAGGATGGCAGCAGTGGTGGTAACTCGCTCAACAAGAGCCATTCGAACTCGAACCTTATTGCCGCCGGCAATCGAGAAAAGGCTCGCCAATGGATCCGTGACCAAGCGGTTCTGTTCGTGAATCGCTATTCTGGTACGGATGGTTCGAGCGGTCCGactgatggtgctgctgcggGTGGATTAGGTGGTGCTGGAGGTGCTCTCGAGCAGCATCCCGCCTGCACAATCTTGATCCGGCTTACCGATGCAATTCGCAAACTGGACGGCCGGAAGGAAGAATGTTTGAATGCACTGCAGGAGCTGCGGGACATTTTGATGGAAAGTGACATATCACCGTTCGAGGTAAATCATTCCGGGTTGATTCGAGCGATGCTGAACTACATGGCGAACAATGAGAATCCGCTGGTTGAGCGTGCGATCCGTTTGCGTATGTTTTTGCACGTGTTTGCTGGACTGCCGGTGGAGGCGAACTATTCGCACGTGGGAGCAGGCACACCGGCGGGTATGGACGGTGCAGCGTTCAGTGCGCTGGTGGCCAAGCTGAACGGATGCGTCACGCAGCTCGAACAGTTCCCGGTGAAGGTGCACGACTTCCCGGCCGGCGTTGGCGGTCGGTCCAACACAAGTGCTCTTAAATTCTTCAACACACATCAACTGAAGGTAAGTCTTAAATAACAGACCTTAAATAAGTGTATGAATGGTCCGTAGGATTAGTCAATTTAGTTTAAAAGCTGTTATCAAACCGTCAAGGTAAACGAAAAGGTTACCAAACACAATCATAATTACAATAATACCGGGAAACTACTATTGATTAAcccaaatgtttcattttgtctcgccgattttttttttccagtgcAATCTTCAACGCCATCCAGAATGTACAAATTTGCGCCAATGGAAAGGCGGTACTGTGAAAATCGATCCGCTCGCGTTGGTGCAGGCCATCGAAAGATATTTAGTGGTGCGCGGGTACGGCGGTATTCGCGTAGACAGTGAGGAAGATTCGGAAGAGGACATCGATAACA
This genomic window from Anopheles maculipalpis chromosome 2RL, idAnoMacuDA_375_x, whole genome shotgun sequence contains:
- the LOC126556559 gene encoding E3 ubiquitin-protein ligase TRIP12 gives rise to the protein MAESVVKQVLSAVTEGHHHHPAAQQQAKQQPKDQHQRKEGSATNSGTGSHTHSSSETRRSRAGKSSKGEVTRASIPVTSARPRQERFDSADKTNQPRSSVKRKHSLPPSLPQYGNSSEEQHQPAGKRLSLNCKASADQQTVVAAVPVAYRTRSRTTSKELVFTATTSGNTGAVGSSSTVEYSVDLKQHQLVQHHQVSATPSKIVDVRNNRNKSSTKVAAATAAGVLSSKVGGGTGIGPHESTKAASNNTASSERNPSFSDRSSSSASSILPSSSPTVESNAAVSAAEAHQSKAKRGYTVGSSSRVNGEETTSLASSSRAISKNKRRKSGTGSSPSSTKLLRKLVDRKGLLAEETKAASKATIKSGQRRSKGDRKWHQEATTVATRPSTSNAPSVEQQSAVEVLTIRNLRSHQHQQQQQQHITLTATVNELGIVTGAQVSSNAASTASTPTSFSASSTCSSSGAQVPKKRQKVGGDHNNQHNYHHHHQQQQQQQQQQYQQQHPNLGARLAARSSGGSREQQQPHHHLTNTVSLQHYHHQQPPPQQHLVVHHHPSQLAPQHYTLHSQQIHQYSAQQHQQQHFQHYQPAHPQQLLHQQQFGVGESGGLHLPSQNHHQYDAGGTSAQQQQQGQGRSSSSSSGGVAGLLRRSSRGKSSHSSATTGSCVSSNPTNNPYHHQPQSAQSGASSSSTSRSGSHHHHHHRGGGGGNGGGGAGGIATGSTAVHFSNNAATVIAGSSKGAGSSSSTSKGGAILLATSFDGTAAVGGGSGVGGPSTSNAMANDGSRNNNNNNNNNSGNSDGASSHQPSHPFIKLTKAALGGTSSASSSSGGVPPQQQHQSTPSSSMADVNMMHSAAGTTTTTASTSGSGSGGAAGSSGVPPPHPDSESDDSEVGRLQALLEARGLPPHLFGALGPRMHHLLHRTMGTNSSSSKAQQLLQGLQCPDESQQLQAAIEMCQMLVMGNEDTLAGFPIKQVVPALITLLRMEHNFDIMNNACRALAYMLEALPRSSGTVVDAIPAFLEKLQVIQCMDVAEQSLTALEILSRRHNKSILQANGVSSCLTFLDFFSINAQRAALAITANCCLSLHTEEFHFVKDSLALLARLLAQQDKKSVESICTAFYRLVDSFQHDQAVLQEIASMELLKNCQQLLVVTPSVLNSGTFTNVVRMLSVMCANCPDLAITLLKNDIASTLLYLLTGSADPVTSDVELVPRSPSELYEITCLIGELMPRLPTDGIFAVDALLERPQPTVQDAVQWQWRDDRGVWRPYSSIDSRMIEAAHLNSDDEISLSTLGRTYTIDFHSMQQINEDTGTTRSVQRKINHQLLAQQGAAAAEAAAAAAAATAAVIVSPAAASKAAAAASVDCGNVENAVAATSPAVAAIGTGSLNLATRPPNAQRDARIACLKEERGLAAEFIRNLFSVLYEVYSSSAGPSVRYKCLRALLRMVYFANGDLLRDVLKNQLVSSHIAGMMASNDMRIVVGAMQMADILMHKLPEVFGMHFRREGVMHQFKQLTDPSIPICAAPSPKSTGGTQSAPASATIHPTGPSGQTFDFDSSAIASSSKAGGGGGGQVAIAISGNAGGSHVKNLSSAMMMASSKMSSSSHHHHHQHLPHHHHQQQQSSSSSPSAVAASAGTIAMASGSNSYTTASGSGSAINLNKSSSMRQQAAAAHHHHHHHLMNLMPHSAIQAQATGQHMPVAANLHHHLQDAGTSGTTVQPAPGTSIVTATVTTTGNANILLNAIYNSAAAAAMNPMNHHHQPSHAIPHHHQSHHPQPQQPVTGATVTHIYQPPHHFSDAFVGYSVPTNVPDQTNIALLAGTTVPSAAGTAVVGNSGAGMMQGMIVSPNNSSTAPASNALGHHASHESASSSNNPSGQLKMSDILKRKVPPKRKSQGSSKSKSRHDDAHTSSGGASSSSQGASSLSSGSGVAGGSSSGGVSSVMQEFINKATTSMGASSSSSGRHTPASGSGSSRSRFTGASSKTTSFLASLNPARWGRQSSSTSAASSSHNASSSGAAGYGKDGSSGGNSLNKSHSNSNLIAAGNREKARQWIRDQAVLFVNRYSGTDGSSGPTDGAAAGGLGGAGGALEQHPACTILIRLTDAIRKLDGRKEECLNALQELRDILMESDISPFEVNHSGLIRAMLNYMANNENPLVERAIRLRMFLHVFAGLPVEANYSHVGAGTPAGMDGAAFSALVAKLNGCVTQLEQFPVKVHDFPAGVGGRSNTSALKFFNTHQLKCNLQRHPECTNLRQWKGGTVKIDPLALVQAIERYLVVRGYGGIRVDSEEDSEEDIDNIDAAAIISMGGLKHKLQFLIGEHVLPYNMTVYQAIRQYSPLVNDQSETDTDTETPIGSASIWVQQHTIYYRPVEEESSGSSKGASGSSRKNSKNSSQSKLMRRKPEFWIDGQVPAVVSPLGPFLTSKLPDVVTVQDASLDALCMLRIINALNRHWATLYFSVPHIPIVPQAEFIHSKIAAKASRQLQDPLVIMTGNLPQWLQQIAVACPFLFPFETRHLLFYAVSFDRDRALQRLLDTTPDLNSADTSERVTPRLDRRKRAISREDILKQAESIIQDFGHSKALLEIQYENEVGTGLGPTLEFYALVSTELQRCDLGLWNDSDSYKNNNQQSTSIADNIVKSSMGGGALEDASLDTNTTATTMTLVSMTTTNTRSSLGSNRGSDEAANNSVSGVSDDNSSFIISNDNSLNMLIEQLNPQQAELENNSTPPPALPPSSFADVEGLMITPLSSDSAATITAGAISYVNAPRGLFPIPLSKTAKTSQISRLKHKFKFLGKFMAKAVMDSRMLDLPFSIPFYRWMLSEESSLGLSDLGQIAPEVQSTLLRLNEIVKQRDHIQADPNLNAMEKTEKIEALDLDGCPISDLGLDFVLPGHPNIELRRGGRDMAVTINNLHQYISLVTHWFMAEGVSRQFEALREGFDTVFPMSRLQMFYPEELENVFCGSGIGGTNQQRWDVRMLSESCRTDHGFSQDSPAIQFFYDILATYNRDEQRLFLQFVTGSPRLPTGGFKSLTPPLTIVRKKMDGNQNPDEYLPSVMTCVNYLKLPDYSNREVMRQKLKIAACEGSMSFHLS